The genomic segment GTGAAGCTCCGCGGGCTGCGCATCGAGCTGGAGGAGATCGAGGCCGCGTTGCTGTCGAGCCCGGACGTGAGCACGGCGGCGGTCTCGCTGCGACCCGACCGCCGCGGTGAACCCCGGCTGGTCGGCTACGTGACCCCGGTGGACGGGCGGGAAGTGGCGCCTGCGGAACTGAAGGCACACGCCCTGGACCGGTTGCCGGAGTACATGGTGCCGACCGCCTGGGTGGTGCTGGAGCGCATGCCGCTGACCGCCGCGCGCAAGGTCGACCGCGGCGCGCTGCCCGATCCGGCACCGGACGTGGCCGAGGAGTTCCTGGCACCGCGGACGCCGACCGAGCAGACCGTCGCGGGGGTGTTCACCGAGGTGCTCGGCGACCAGCGCATCGGGGCGGCGAGCAGCTTCTTCGACAACGGCGGCAACTCGCTGGAGGCGCTGCGCCTGGTCAGCAGGCTGAACCGGGCGTTCGGCATCCGGTTCAAACTGCGCAGGCTCTTCGGCAACCCGACCGTGCGCGGGATCGCGGCGATCATCGACGAGCAGCTCGCGCAGCGGGCCCCGGTCCGGGTGGCGGCCGATGGTGCCTGAGCCGCTCATCCCGCTCCGCCCCGCCGGCGCGGGCACCCCGCTGTACTGCGTGCACCCCGCGTCGGGCTCGGCGTACTCGTACCTGCCGCTGGTCCAGCGCCTCGAAGCCGACCGGCCGGTCTACGGCATCGAGGCGCCCGGGTTCGACGACGAGGACGAGGAAGCCCTGACCTCGGTGGAGGAACTGGCCGAGCTGTACCTGTCCGCGATCGCCGCCGAACGGCCGGGCGAGCCGATCGCCCTGCTCGGCTGGTCCATGGGCGGGGTGATCGGCTACGAGATGGCCCGGCGGTGCGGCACGCCGCTGCTGATCACCGTGGACACCCCGGTGCCCATGCCCGAGCCGATGCCGACCCCGGAATCGCTGCTGCACCGGTTCGCCGTGGACCTGACCGGCGCCGATCCGTTCGCCGAGCAACGCGAACTGGACGAGGCGCTGGCGGGCTCGGCGATCGACGAGGACTCGATCGAGGACGCGCTCGCCGGGCTCACCGCGGCGGGCGTGATCTCGGCCGAACTGGACCTCGGGACGCTGACCCGGCGGTACGCCGTGCACCGCGCCAACACCATCGCGCTGCACAGCTACCAGCCGGTGGGCGGGCACCCCGGCCCGATGGTCACCGTCAAGGGCACGGCCTCACCCCCGGACGGGATGGACTGGTCGGGCCTGTGCGCCGAGGTCACCGCGGAAACCGTGCCGGGCGACCACTACACGATGTGGCAGGGCGACGGCCTCACCGCACTCGCCGCCGCCGTCAACCGCGCCCTGCTCCGAACCTGACCGCGCCCACCCGGCCCCGGCCACGGCCCCGGCCAATGCTAGGAGTGGGGCATTACTTGCGTTGATTGCAAGTAATGCCCCACTCATAGCATTGAACTGCGTTCAGCTGGGGGCGCGCGAGCGTAGGATTTCGGCGACTCCGGCGACGGTGGGCCGGGTCAGGACCTCGCGCACCGAAAGCTCGGTCCCGAACCGGCGGCGCAGGCGGCTCACCACCTGCGTCGCCGCGAGGGAACCGCCGCCGAGCGCGGCGAACCGGTCGTGCGCGGCGGGTGGCCCGGCCAGGCCGAGCACCTGCGTCCACACCTCCGCCACCGCCTCGGCGAACTCGTCCACTGCGTCCACTGTGTCCACTTCGGACACCTCTGGCTCCGGTACCTGGTCCGCCATCGCGGCGAGCCAGGTGCGGTCGACCTTCCCGTTGG from the Amycolatopsis magusensis genome contains:
- a CDS encoding thioesterase domain-containing protein; this encodes MVPEPLIPLRPAGAGTPLYCVHPASGSAYSYLPLVQRLEADRPVYGIEAPGFDDEDEEALTSVEELAELYLSAIAAERPGEPIALLGWSMGGVIGYEMARRCGTPLLITVDTPVPMPEPMPTPESLLHRFAVDLTGADPFAEQRELDEALAGSAIDEDSIEDALAGLTAAGVISAELDLGTLTRRYAVHRANTIALHSYQPVGGHPGPMVTVKGTASPPDGMDWSGLCAEVTAETVPGDHYTMWQGDGLTALAAAVNRALLRT